From one Thalassospira lucentensis genomic stretch:
- a CDS encoding Lrp/AsnC family transcriptional regulator, protein MTDMLLSPTDIKILQILQRDASISNVQLAEKVGMSPSPCLRRVKQLEASGIIRQTVALLDRKKAGLGVLATIQVRLQRHTEEGAEDFAKAMNDLPQIMSCWAMTGRQDFLLVALARDIESFGDFVTHKLLSMPNVRDVQSSLVLKEYKNQTAIPVGHLAGG, encoded by the coding sequence ATGACCGATATGCTGTTGAGCCCAACCGATATCAAAATCCTGCAAATCCTTCAGCGCGACGCATCGATCAGCAATGTGCAACTGGCCGAAAAGGTTGGCATGTCGCCTTCGCCCTGCCTGCGCCGGGTCAAGCAGCTTGAGGCATCGGGCATCATCCGTCAGACGGTGGCGTTGCTGGATCGCAAGAAGGCAGGGCTTGGCGTGCTGGCAACCATTCAGGTCCGCCTGCAACGCCACACCGAAGAAGGGGCAGAGGATTTCGCCAAGGCGATGAACGACCTGCCGCAGATCATGTCCTGCTGGGCGATGACCGGACGGCAGGATTTCCTTCTGGTGGCCCTGGCGCGCGACATTGAAAGCTTCGGGGATTTCGTGACGCACAAGCTGCTATCGATGCCCAATGTGCGTGATGTGCAGTCAAGCCTTGTGCTGAAGGAATACAAGAACCAGACGGCCATTCCGGTTGGTCATCTGGCGGGTGGGTGA
- the phhA gene encoding phenylalanine 4-monooxygenase yields the protein MDQNKNLRGDYSHINDDYTVAQDWASYSGAEHDLWRKLYARQKAILPGYAAPDYIRNLEKLDAADGIPHFGRVSEKLHAATGWHLIAVPGLVPDDVFFDHLANRRFPVTVWLRKPEEIDYLVEPDIFHDFFGHVPMLYDPVFADYLAAYGAKGDEAITKGGLKKLARMYWYMVEFGLIMTDHGLRAYGAGMLSSQTETIYSVSDPTPNRVAFDLERVMATDYAIDDFQKTYFVLTDYQQLFDAMDADFAAIYDRLAQRPTIDPSTTLASDRLYHVHGDEDHTIAMPSGDPAQLRHA from the coding sequence ATGGACCAGAACAAAAATCTGCGCGGCGATTACAGCCACATCAATGATGACTACACCGTGGCCCAGGACTGGGCATCCTATTCCGGGGCCGAACACGACCTCTGGCGCAAACTTTATGCCCGCCAGAAGGCGATCCTGCCGGGCTATGCCGCCCCCGATTACATCCGCAATCTTGAAAAACTTGATGCCGCCGATGGCATTCCGCATTTCGGCCGGGTCAGTGAAAAGCTTCATGCTGCCACCGGCTGGCACCTTATCGCCGTGCCGGGGCTGGTGCCCGATGATGTGTTTTTCGATCATCTTGCCAACCGGCGCTTTCCGGTGACCGTCTGGCTGCGCAAGCCAGAGGAAATCGACTATCTGGTCGAGCCCGACATCTTCCATGACTTCTTTGGTCATGTGCCGATGCTTTATGATCCGGTCTTTGCCGATTATCTGGCGGCTTATGGTGCCAAGGGGGACGAGGCCATTACCAAAGGCGGGCTCAAGAAACTCGCACGGATGTATTGGTACATGGTTGAGTTCGGCCTGATCATGACCGACCATGGATTGCGCGCCTATGGGGCGGGCATGCTGTCATCGCAAACGGAAACCATCTATTCCGTGTCTGATCCAACCCCCAACCGGGTGGCGTTTGATCTCGAACGGGTGATGGCAACCGACTATGCGATTGACGATTTCCAGAAAACCTATTTCGTGCTGACCGACTATCAGCAGCTTTTCGACGCGATGGATGCGGATTTTGCGGCCATCTATGACCGCCTCGCCCAGCGTCCGACCATCGATCCGTCGACCACGCTTGCCAGTGATCGGCTTTATCATGTCCACGGGGACGAGGATCACACGATTGCCATGCCATCGGGTGACCCGGCACAGCTTCGCCACGCCTGA
- a CDS encoding asparaginase, with protein sequence MSANSANQIAANPILVEATRGGMVESFHRGRYVVMKADGTVVAEGGDIDALMYPRSAIKPLLAIPLVESGAADAFGLEDKHIALACSSHNGEEEHAKTVAAWLEKIGLSVDTLACAPHYSLSLNAAIKQASDHVKLSKAHNNCSGKHCGFLTTAQHLGDDPEGYIEEAHPVQQRLIRVLEEMGDCDLSSTPRGIDGCGIPVIGMRLRDLGLAMARMADPSGLAPKRIEAIKRIRKGCAQAPFMVAGTGRFCTGIMEVCGEDALVKVGAEGVYCAAFPKQGLGVALKIDDGTQRGAEVAMGAILRQHGVIDDARAETLKKYLTPVLTNWAGKYAGDLRPAF encoded by the coding sequence ATGTCTGCCAATTCTGCCAACCAGATTGCTGCCAATCCGATCCTTGTCGAAGCCACGCGTGGCGGGATGGTCGAAAGTTTCCATCGCGGGCGGTATGTCGTGATGAAGGCCGATGGCACTGTGGTTGCCGAAGGGGGCGATATTGACGCGCTGATGTATCCGCGGTCCGCGATCAAGCCGTTGCTGGCGATTCCGCTGGTTGAAAGCGGGGCGGCGGATGCGTTCGGGCTTGAGGACAAGCATATTGCGCTGGCCTGTTCGTCGCATAATGGCGAGGAAGAACATGCCAAGACCGTTGCCGCATGGCTTGAGAAAATCGGGTTGTCCGTCGATACGCTGGCCTGTGCGCCGCATTATTCATTGAGCCTGAATGCGGCGATCAAGCAGGCGTCTGATCATGTGAAGCTTTCAAAGGCGCACAATAACTGTTCGGGCAAGCATTGCGGGTTCCTGACGACCGCGCAGCATCTGGGCGATGATCCCGAAGGTTATATCGAGGAAGCCCATCCGGTTCAGCAGCGCCTGATACGGGTTCTGGAGGAAATGGGTGATTGCGATCTGTCGTCCACGCCACGCGGTATTGATGGATGCGGCATTCCGGTGATCGGGATGCGGTTGCGTGACCTTGGCCTTGCCATGGCGCGCATGGCTGATCCAAGCGGATTGGCACCGAAACGTATTGAAGCGATCAAACGCATCCGCAAGGGATGTGCGCAAGCCCCGTTCATGGTGGCGGGCACCGGGCGTTTTTGCACCGGGATCATGGAAGTGTGCGGCGAGGATGCGCTGGTCAAGGTCGGCGCCGAAGGCGTTTATTGCGCAGCATTCCCCAAACAGGGACTTGGCGTTGCGCTTAAGATCGATGACGGCACCCAGCGCGGGGCCGAGGTTGCGATGGGGGCGATATTGCGCCAGCATGGCGTGATTGACGATGCCCGTGCCGAGACGCTTAAAAAGTATCTGACGCCGGTTCTGACCAACTGGGCGGGCAAATATGCCGGGGATTTGCGCCCGGCATTCTGA
- a CDS encoding response regulator, producing MNALSAVPPRPIHDGLVAFADDSPSAKAALETVLRRAGYDVAGFDCADDLIDQLDGLYPRAIILDLEMPGMSGFEAFCEIRRRFPNAVEVPVLFFSAHYDADTRAQADALGAADFISKDASPMVVIEQLNRALDKSMSHC from the coding sequence ATGAATGCGCTCAGCGCCGTGCCGCCCCGACCGATACATGACGGTCTGGTTGCGTTTGCCGACGACAGCCCCAGCGCCAAAGCGGCCCTTGAAACCGTTTTGCGCCGTGCCGGGTATGACGTGGCAGGGTTTGACTGTGCCGACGATCTGATCGACCAACTGGACGGTCTTTATCCGCGCGCGATTATTCTGGATCTTGAAATGCCCGGTATGAGCGGGTTTGAAGCCTTTTGCGAGATTCGCCGCCGCTTCCCGAACGCGGTCGAGGTGCCGGTTCTGTTCTTCTCGGCCCATTATGATGCCGATACGCGGGCCCAGGCCGATGCCCTTGGCGCGGCAGATTTTATCAGCAAGGATGCAAGCCCGATGGTGGTGATCGAGCAGCTTAACCGGGCGCTCGATAAATCCATGAGCCATTGCTGA
- a CDS encoding two-component system sensor histidine kinase NtrB, with translation MTDKRHNDDHLKVIHPASDSAGTDDILDAINQLDVSPEVLKQIHALLNEQKKRETEANQRLKTILNSVVEGILVIDGAGMICDCNESALNLLRGTMTDMLGLSVDALFVDRKSTVRHKLLNRCINISSGTLRYDYTETMGQRLDGDTFPMEITVSPANFTGEMSYLYIFRDITRRKQAEESQQKLEGELREALKLEAIGHLAGGIAHEINTPSQYIRDNLKFLNDGYGALSRILGLALQTLWQNRDRLPENTFNNFARKMRDADLEFLLDEIPHATQQSLDGINQVARIVLSMKEFSHPGGAEKTATDINRVLSNVTVISRNEWKHYAQLVENYEPELPHIPCHINEINQVFLNLIVNAAQAIDAAGRSPEEGEIKIKTTFLDDSVLISISDNGTGIAKENRSKIFNPFFTTKEVGKGTGQGLAITHDIVQIKHGGRIWFETEMGKGTTFHVLLPAEDRTGKPDTVKKAPDKKKKTA, from the coding sequence ATGACAGACAAGCGGCATAACGACGATCATCTCAAGGTCATTCACCCTGCCAGTGACTCGGCGGGGACGGACGATATTCTTGATGCGATCAATCAGCTTGATGTCAGCCCCGAGGTTCTCAAGCAGATCCATGCCCTTCTGAACGAACAGAAAAAACGTGAAACCGAAGCCAATCAGCGGCTGAAAACCATCCTGAACAGCGTGGTCGAAGGCATTCTGGTCATTGATGGTGCGGGGATGATCTGTGACTGCAACGAGTCCGCCCTTAACCTTCTGCGCGGCACGATGACCGATATGCTCGGCCTGTCGGTCGACGCCCTTTTTGTCGACCGCAAATCCACGGTGCGCCACAAACTGCTGAACCGCTGCATCAATATCAGCAGCGGCACGCTACGATACGACTATACCGAAACCATGGGGCAGCGCCTTGATGGCGATACCTTCCCGATGGAAATCACCGTAAGCCCCGCCAATTTCACCGGCGAAATGAGCTATCTTTATATTTTTCGCGATATCACGCGCCGCAAACAGGCCGAAGAATCACAGCAAAAACTCGAAGGCGAACTGCGCGAAGCCTTGAAACTCGAAGCCATCGGCCATCTGGCGGGCGGGATCGCGCATGAAATCAACACGCCCAGCCAGTATATCCGCGACAACCTGAAATTCCTCAATGACGGCTACGGGGCGCTGTCGCGCATTCTGGGGCTGGCGCTGCAAACGCTCTGGCAAAATCGTGATCGTTTGCCGGAAAACACCTTCAACAATTTTGCCCGCAAAATGCGCGATGCCGATCTGGAATTCCTGCTTGATGAAATCCCGCATGCGACCCAGCAATCCCTTGACGGCATCAATCAGGTGGCCCGCATTGTCCTGTCGATGAAGGAATTTTCCCATCCGGGCGGGGCGGAAAAAACCGCGACCGATATCAACCGGGTCCTGTCAAACGTCACCGTCATATCACGCAATGAATGGAAACATTACGCGCAACTGGTCGAAAATTACGAACCGGAACTGCCGCATATCCCGTGCCATATCAACGAAATCAATCAGGTGTTTCTCAACCTGATCGTCAATGCTGCGCAGGCAATCGACGCCGCCGGCCGATCCCCCGAAGAAGGCGAGATCAAAATCAAAACCACCTTCCTTGATGACAGTGTCCTGATCAGCATTTCCGATAACGGAACCGGCATCGCCAAGGAAAACCGATCCAAAATCTTCAACCCGTTTTTCACCACCAAGGAAGTCGGCAAAGGCACCGGTCAGGGCCTTGCCATCACCCATGACATCGTCCAGATCAAGCATGGCGGGCGCATCTGGTTTGAAACCGAAATGGGCAAAGGCACAACCTTCCACGTCCTCCTCCCGGCCGAGGATCGGACAGGCAAACCCGACACGGTCAAAAAGGCTCCCGATAAAAAGAAGAAAACCGCCTAG
- a CDS encoding YnfA family protein, with protein sequence MHSIAAYAGAAIAEIAGCFAFWAWLRLGKSAFWIVPGILSLIVFAWLLTKVESDFAGRAYAAYGGIYIAASLGWLWLIEGKMPDRWDMTGVAVCLVGAGIILFAPR encoded by the coding sequence ATGCACAGCATTGCGGCCTATGCCGGTGCAGCAATTGCCGAAATTGCCGGATGCTTTGCATTCTGGGCGTGGCTTCGGCTTGGCAAATCCGCATTTTGGATCGTGCCGGGTATTTTGTCGCTGATTGTGTTCGCGTGGCTGTTGACCAAGGTTGAAAGCGATTTTGCCGGTCGGGCCTATGCGGCCTATGGCGGGATTTATATCGCGGCCTCACTGGGCTGGTTATGGCTGATTGAGGGCAAAATGCCCGATCGATGGGACATGACCGGGGTTGCGGTCTGCTTGGTCGGGGCGGGGATTATCCTGTTCGCGCCGCGATAG